A region of Deltaproteobacteria bacterium DNA encodes the following proteins:
- the lysM gene encoding peptidoglycan-binding protein LysM produces the protein MGLFDFVRNIGKKIFNRDEEAAEKIKAEIESTNPGITGLSVNYDPTSGKVALSGNAASAEAMQKAVLIAGNVQGVGEVGAGQVQAPAEKEKVDYYIIKSGDNLSKISKQFYGDPNKYNRIFEANREVIKDANMIFPGQKIRIPLD, from the coding sequence ATGGGACTGTTCGATTTTGTCAGGAACATTGGCAAGAAGATCTTCAACCGGGACGAAGAAGCGGCAGAGAAGATCAAGGCAGAGATTGAGTCAACGAATCCAGGTATCACCGGCCTTAGCGTCAATTACGATCCGACCAGTGGTAAAGTAGCGTTGTCTGGGAATGCCGCATCTGCTGAAGCCATGCAAAAAGCGGTCTTGATTGCTGGGAACGTACAAGGCGTTGGTGAGGTTGGTGCTGGGCAAGTCCAGGCACCTGCGGAGAAGGAGAAAGTCGACTACTACATCATTAAGTCAGGCGACAACTTGTCTAAGATCTCAAAACAATTCTATGGAGATCCAAACAAATACAATCGTATCTTCGAGGCGAACCGCGAAGTGATCAAAGATGCGAACATGATTTTCCCTGGGCAGAAGATTCGT